The following is a genomic window from Doryrhamphus excisus isolate RoL2022-K1 chromosome 3, RoL_Dexc_1.0, whole genome shotgun sequence.
CAACGCAACATGAAGCGTAGAAGAAGAATTCGACGAAGGCGCCTTGAGCAAATCATAATAGACGTGACGGGAAGCTCCTAGGAGGTTCGGAGCTCTGCCGACATCGGGTTTTGGAGCGGCACAACAACCGACAGCAGCTTCTTTGTTGGTAAGTTTTGTGACGGGCTCAAACTCGGTTAACATGCTAGCTCGCTTGCGTCTCCGAGAGAAGATGACGTCCTGAGATGTTAGCGTGACAAAGATGGTGACGTAGCGGGCTGTCCTCGCAGCGCCATGAGTGAGTTTCGGATCCACCACGACGTGAACGAGCTGCTCAATCTTCTTCACGTGCGGAGAGGCGATGGCGCTGAAGGCTACATCGACCGTCTGCAGAAACACAGGACACCTTACGTCACCACCACAGTCTCCGCCCACAGCGCCAAGGTGAGAGCCTTCACGTGACGCAGCTGGCCGGGCAGCGTGACATAAACGTGACGCTTCTCGTTCAGGTCAAACTAGCAGAGTTTTCCAAAACGCCGGAAGATTTTCTGAGGAAATATGAGGAGCTCAAGTCGAAAAATGTCCGCTACTTGGACCCACTGGTCTATCTGCTGTCCAAACTGTGCGAGGACAAGGAGGTAAGTCCCAGGAAGTGGACAAGAACCCTGTTATGTAATCACACAGTTAAGAACCATCTTGTGTTTGAAGACCCTCCAGTGTCTTCAGCACAACGCTAAAGAGCGTTCAGAGGCGTGCACCGCTACCACGACAACAAGCGGCCCAAGCGTGACGACCAGCAGCTCCAAGATGTCCATGCAGGAACTGGACGAGCTGAGGAAGAAACTTGGCAACGTGACGGCAGCGTCCAGTGCTCCCATGGTGAGAACCTCCACCCACATCCGACATGTGGAATGTGACCTTTTGTGTCATTGGTCCACAGTCGGCGGAGGTCACCAGGAAGATGTTGCGAGACAAACACAACAAGAAGAATCCGGGTCAGCTCAGTCCCGTGTTCCCCAGTTGGGTGTATGAGCGACCCTCGCTTCTGGGGGACTTCATTGCCGGCTCCTCCCCTTCCGCCAATCAGGCCGTGTCAGTGGGTgagtgagcatgtgtgtgtttatgcgtTGTGGGCATGTCTAACATGGCGATGTGCCTGCAGGCACCATGTCACTGGCTGCTCAGGAGCAAGTCGTGCTGGAGGACCTGCTCTTCGTCCTGGTCGGCGTGGACGGACGAGATGTGACGTCTCAGCCAGTTCTGGGTCGTCAGAACCGTTCCTTCATCGTGGACGCCACGCTGGACACGTCCGTCAAGGAGCTGGTGAACCGGATCTTACCCGTGGCGTCGTACTACTCCACCGTCACACGGTGAGTTGGTCCAGACATGTCAGGTCTTGCAGGAAAGAGAAGTTGACGCGGTGTTTGACCTTCAGCTTCATCGAGGAGAAGTCATCCTTCGAGTATGGCCAGGTCAACCATGCTCTGACGGCGGCCATGCGCACGCTGATGAAGGAGTACCTGATCCTGGTCACGCAGCTGGAGCACGTGCACAGACAAGGAACGCTATCCTTGCAGAAGCTCTGGTTCTACATCCAACCCACCATGAGGACCATGGAGATCCTGGCCTCTGTCGGTAGGTCACCTACTTCCGTCAGGTGAACGCTCCTCCCTGTCTGACATCTCGTTTGTGTCCGTTAGCGTCATCTGTGGACAAAGGCGAGTGTATGGGCGGAGCCACGCTGAGTCTTCTTCACGACCGCACCTTCAACTTCACGGGTGACGCTCAGGCGCAGGAAGTGTGTCTCTACCTCACCAAGGCTGCCAGCGTTCCCTACTTTGAGATCCTGGAGAAGTGGATCTACAGGGGTATCATCAGGGACCCCTACAGGTGATGTCAGGGGGTGGTGAGGGCTTGGTGGAACTCCATGTGGACGTCTGCGTCTTGGCATCTTGCAGTGAGTTCATGGTGGAGGAACACGAGCTGCAGAAGGAGAAGATCCAAGAAGACTACAACGACAAGTACTGGGACCAGAGGTACACAGTCGTGCAGCACCGCATTCCCTCCTTCCTGCAGAAGATGGCCGACAAGATCCTCAGCACAGGTAAGCTTTCAAATGTTCCGGGCGAGGGAACGCTCCAACGTGGGCTGAAGTGCGAATGCGTGGCAGGAAAATACCTCAACGTGGTGCGCGAGTGCGGGCGCGATGTCACGTGTCCTGACGCCAAGGAGGTCTTGTACACGTTGAAGGAGCGCGCCTACGTGGAGCAGATCGAGAAGGCCTTCAACTACGCCAGCAAGGTTCTGCTGGACTTCCTGATGGAGGAGAAGGAGCTGGTGTCGCGTCTCAGGTACTGACCGCACAATTGtctcacacaaacacgcacatgcacgctatctgttccacttcctgtctgcagatCCATCAAACATTACTTCCTGATGGACAAAGGGGATTTCTTCGTCCACTTCATGGACCTCACAGAAGATGAGCTGAGGAAGCCCGTGGATGACATCGTTCCTCCAAGACTGGAAGCTCTCCTGGAATTGGCGCTCCGCATGAGCACGGCCAACACCGACCCGTTCAAAGACGACCTGAAGGTCCACATTTCCGTGAACGTTCACATGGCGTGTGGAGTGGCTCCAGGAACGTGTTGGCTTCTTTGTGTGCAGATCGACCTGATGCCTCATGATGTCATCACCCAGCTGCTGAGAGTACTGGCCATCGAGACCAAGCAGGAAAAGAGCATCGCCAACGCCGAGGCCGCCGACGCCACCCTCAGCGGCCTGGAGGCCTTCTCCTTCGACTACATCGTCAAATGGCCGCTTTCGCTCATCATTAacaggtcacatgacatgcCACGGTGATGATAATGGTAAaagtgttgatgatgatgatgatgccggGCAGGAAGGCGCTGACGAGGTACCAGATGTTGTTCCGTCACATGTTCTACTGCAAACACGTGGAAAGGCTCCTGTGCAACGTGTGGATCAGCAACAAGGACTCCAAGCAGTATTCCTTACACACCGCCAAGTGGTGAGTCTTCCGCGACAtgcccacttcctgtctacaTAACCTCACAAACGGTCGCTCTGTCCTGTGCAGGTTCTCTGCGGCGTTTGCGCTGCGTCAGCGCATGTTGAACTTTGTCCAGAACATCCAATACTACATGATGTTTGAAGTGATGGAGCCCACCTGGCACCTGATGGAGAACAACCTGAAGACGGTGCGTGTGGAGTCTCGTAACTCGACTTCCTCGTGTCTTCACTGCAACTGTagcgtgtcgtttttttttgtgcacgtAGGCGTCCAACATCGACGACGTGCTGTGTCATCACACCAGCTTCCTGGACAACTGCCTGAAGGACTGCATGCTGACCAATCCCGAGCTGCTGCGCATCTTCTCCAAGCTCATGGCCGTCTGCGTCATGTTCACCAACTGCATGCAGGTGCGCGCACGCCGCCTCACGCGCCGGTCACGCTCGCTCACGCCGTTGTCCCACACATCCTGTGTTTGCTGTGCATTAGCGTTTCACGCAGAGCCTCAGGCTGGAGCGTCTCTCTCTCGATGCCCCGCCCACGCAGAACCAGGCCGAAGCCGACAAGAAGAGAACCGCTAAGGTAGTCATCCTCATGTCAAGTCACGTGACGCATTGATCTGATACTCGGTTCCTGTTGCAGCACGCGGATACGCTCCCGGCATCGGACAGCGGCTTCGAGGCGGCCATCGTCAACTTTGACAACAACTTCagcgtgttgctgctggatctTCTGGACAAGCTGAGCATCTTCAGCACCAACGACTGCGAGCACAGCATGATCAGCATCATCTACAGGTCAGTGCGCGCTTCCGCCCTCCGCCACCCAATCCCGCCATTGTTGTAACCTCTGACCTCTTACAGGCTGGACTTTAACGGCTTCTACACGGAGCGTCTGGAGAGGATGGCGGTGGAGCGAAGTCAGAAATAGCATTACGATGCTCCACGCGGGAGCGTACATAGAAGAGTGTGATACACGTGATGTCCACCAGGGGGCACTGACATCTGTCATCTGtaataaagactttttttttttacacagagtCAAGTCATCTTTATTGAACCTTCAGAAAGATGACAAATATTTGTCCATTGCActgcaacaaacacacaagaaCGTGAAAATCAATGTgcaaccgtgtgtgtgtgtgtgtgtgtggctggctTGTTTGGtcccatcaatcaatcattgtGATCACGTCCTCAATGAGCAGAAAGGTGACAGGGCTTAGTTGGTTGTGACTTCCTCAGCGTTTTggatgggagggggggcacAACAACATGAggggtccaaaaaaaaaaaaaaaaaagcctgtgtGTCAACTGTCTCTTCATGCCAGGATCATACATGTCAAGACGACAACGCCACATCCTGACTTTAGTGTTGAACagcattggggggggggcagtgtgaCCTACGCGTTTCTCTTTTTGAGTTTGGTGCTTAACGTTTCATACTTGGTCCAACTCCAGTCTTGGTCCTTCAAGGAGGAGAAACACAACATGAACTCTGTCTGCCAATCACACATGGAACATGGAACAAGCTCCGCCCACTCATTAACTCCCAATGAATATGATCAACAtatggtgaggataagcggcatagaaaatgaataaacgaTGAAGACTCACCACGATGCTCTTAGCCTGCTCGTCAGCGGCTTCCTGCATGAGGCTGGTCAGCTGACTCAGGTACTTCTGCGTCTCCTGCAGCAGGCGGGGGGCGGCGTCGCTGGTGTAGAAGCGGGAGTCCATGAACACCTTTCACAAAGAGTCCACCTCTCACTGGAACGTACCTGTCATTGGGTCCGGGAAGTGACGTGAGAGGGTGCGGTGCGCTGACGGGCGGAGCTGACTGGGACCACTGGGAGACCTGCGGCGGGTTGGACCCCTCGGGACTGGCGGCCATTGAGCTACGTGCAGAGTTCTGAGCCTGGTGACAACACACGGGAACGTGGCGGTCACATCAGCCCCCTGCGAGCCCCTCGATGTGGGGGGACACTTACGCATGCGATCTTGAGAAGGTGCCAGAACTCTCGCTGCCGCTTGATCTGCATCTGCATGACCGTGTTGTCCGCCTCCTTGATGCTCTCCAGCGTCTTTTCGATCCGCGGAAACAAGTTGATGATCTTCTGCTTACTGCTCAGGATCTTACTGGTGGGATGGAACACGCGAGCATCAGCGTGGCAGCAGCCATGAGACCTCGGAGATCTTGAGACCTGATCTTCTTGTACCTTAGATGTGTGTACAGATCTTTCAGCACTTTGTCCTGGTTGTGGACCGTCTGGATGATGGCCTTGACCATCTCGGAACTGTCGCTGCTCACGTCTGCTTCTGGCACTGCAACAAATCCACACGCTTGTGAGCAGaacaggagaagaagaaaaacaagtagaagaagaagcaggaaaagaatgaaaaagtaGTAGAACGAGAAGAAATTGAGTGAAGGAGAAAAGGGAGAAATAAGTCGAAAAAGAAGACCAAGGAGGTCTGACCTTTgcatttcatcttcagctgcttgtAGAGCTCCATGGCCTTCTCTTCGCTGGAAAGACAAAAACGTTCCGTCATGTGACGAGAAGCTCCAACCAATCACAACTTCTCCGCCCGCCAACTTCCTAAGCTTCCTCCTGTGACCCTCAACAGGACCACttcctgcacacacactcacagctgCTCCATCTTGTCGCCTTGGCGACGAGCGTACGGACTCCTCTGAAGCTCCACGATCTCAGAGTGCAGCGCCATGATCTCGTCATCCAGATGGCCCACCTCCGCCACCTGCAGAATGACAGCGCCAAGTCACGTGACGGCCGATACGGCGAATGACGTCATCGCCACAATCAGCGGCGTCGCCAGTGAACCTGAGCAAAGGCCGCCGCTCGCTCCTCGTTCTCCTGCCAGGCCTTCAGCATCTTCTCAGAGGCTGTGGAGGACATCGGAGGTTAAGTCACATGCCGTGTCACGTGACCGGGGAGGCCAGAGTTGGGCTCACAAATGCCGTAGTGCATCTGGTCGCTGTACTTCTCCAGGTCGTACTGGATGCTGCTCCTGAAGAAGTCCAGCTTGGCTTTCAACTGTTGGGAGAATCCGAACATGCTGTTCTTGCACCTCGTCAGGTTGGTGTTGTAGCGCAGGAGACTCAGCCTGgaccaaaggggggggggggggggggggggggggggagagaaagAGGACATGCCATAAGACCATGTCACACGGCACAAGGAGGACACTCCACATGACAACACGGCACGAGGACGCGGCATGAGGAACACCACACAGCatgaggcggcggcggcgtgagGGCACACGCCACATGGCAGGAAAACGGGGAAACGGGGGGTGTGACTCACATGGCAGCTCTCTGTCCCTGGAAGAGACGACTGTAGTCATCTTTGAGGCCGCAGATGTAGCTGACAGCTTCGCCCCAAACCTTCTTGAGCGCGGCGAGGGGCAGCTGTGTTCGGGCCTCCTGGACTGCAGAAAGCAGATGGCGGAGTTGAGCCCGGCGGCCATCGACGACGTCGCGGACGTTCATGTTCTACTCACCGATGGTGTTGACCTTATCGGGCAGCTGTCTGGCGCTGAATGGCCCCGAGTACTCGGTGGCGCTCTTGTCGAACAAGTAGACGATGTACGAGTCCCAGCCTCGCTGCAGATGAGAGAACCGAGAAGAACGCTCTTAACGGGACGTTCTCGGTATGGGGGGAGGAGCCAATGTGTCGCGCACGTACCACACCGTCGAGGACGCACTGAGCCGCCGGCTTGCGAGGGTCCAGAGACACGCCCGTCTCCTGTAGTAGCTCCTGGCGGACCACGTCGATCCCGCTCTCGGCCTGGATGCGCTTCTGAAGACTGTGCAGGGACTCGTCTGGCGCCAGCTGGAAGGAGTGCACCTGGGCCGTGGTCATGTTGAGGATGTGGACCACCTAAAGACAGACGGGACTCTAAAGTTCTGCGGCAGACGAAAAGTCGGAGAAGGTGCACATGCGGCACCTTCATGCTGAGAATCTGATCCAGAAGCTCAAAGCAGAGCGGCTTCCTGCTGTCGGGATGGACTCCACCTCCTCTCTGGACCGGGTCCCACTTGAGCATGAGTTGGAGCAAAGCTTCCATGGGCTCCAGCAGCGTCCTGCAATGAGGACACTGTCACACCCAAGTTGTCCCAGATCTGGCGCCGGGGTCACACCTGCTCAGGTTGTTGGGGTACGGAAGACGAGTGGAGAAGCGAACTTCTCCGTTGGGCTCCTCCACCGCCATGATGTCTTTCGGACCTTTGTTCCGCACTTTGCTGGCCCTGCCGCCAAACAACAAGCCTTTTTTTATCAACAGTGCGAAGCTCCGCCCCACCGTGTGTGGGTCGTGACTCACCACTGCACGGGCTGCAGATTGTGCAGAAAGGGCCGGAAACCACAGGAGCACTCAAAGATCATGGTGCCAAAGCTCCAGTAGTCCACGCTGACCGTGTACGCTTTGTTCTCAAACAACTCAGGCGCCTGCATGCGTCAAAAGGACCTTCAGAAACCCAccacaatgaagaaaaaaagttcTTCAAGTTCTTACCAGGTACTGCAGCGTGCCCACAAACGACGTGCACAGACTGCCTTGGTCCAGGTCTTTGGCGTAGCCCAAGTCAATGATCTTGTGGACCAGCTGCACGGAAAGCGATAAGACGTTTCAGAGGACCTCAGAGCCGCCAACTCTAAACCAAGCGGCTTACCTTCCCATTGGTTTCCTGCAGCACAATGTTCTCCGGTTTCAGGTCTCGATGGATGATCTTGTTCTCATGCAGATACTGGATGCCGGAACCTGCACGGTAGCAGTCCGCATGTCAGTATCAAGAGTCAGGAGGAGCGACTCAGAAGAGACTGCACGTACCAACGTCATTGAGTAAAGACAGAACCTCGCTCTCCTTTAGCCCGCAGCAGTTCTCGGGTCTGCTCAGGACCTGCAGGCAAAGTTTACAGCCACACACaaagtaatctgattacatGCAGTGCTGCACCTATTAGTCCTGGAAACAGGAAACAATGGCACCACCTTCCTCAAGTCCCCGCGCGAGCAGAACTCCATGGCGAGCAGGGGAAGGTCATTCATGGCGATCAACTTCATTTCTTCCGGAACGTCCCGCGCAGTCACTACGTTGATGTGGTTCAACCTGACCCGCAGAGAGGCAAAGTCAGAGGGAAAACATGACAGGCCCAAAGTTCAAGAGGTCAAACTACCAACTTCTTCATGATCTGGATCTCTCGACTCCAGCGGTCCTTGTTCCTCGGCGTCAGTTCCAGTCGGCACATCTTCACCGCCAGCTTCTCATCACTCGCCTACACAACACATGAACGCATCAGCATCCAGATGTACCGACAACACACAGCAACGCATCTGGATCCAGATGTACCGTCTGGTACACGGGCGGGTCCACACTCACTTGATGCTGGTAGAGATATACGTGAGCGAAGCCTCCCATTCCCAGCCGTTCTTTCAGCTCCCAGTCCCCGCAGTTCTGGTTCTGCCTGAACGGAGGTTTCTCCATGATGCGGCCGCAACCTGAACCAGAGAGTAGACGGTGACAGTGGGGTTCCATTGACAGGCGAGCACAGGATCCGACTACATCCTGGATGCGCAGTCAATCACTGAACGACTGAGCTAACATTTGTTGACACAATGACACTAACAAGAGTTGTTGCAAAATGACgttataacataaaaataaaaacagtaatatcaAAACTTGAACGCGGTGATCTTGTTGTCTACGTTAGCTTAAACTGTTAGCTTAAGCTAACGCCAGCAACAGAGTGCGCTCCCGGACGTAGACGGCGGAAGCCGTGTGCTAACGACCAGGAAGCGAAGACCGAGCGTTTTAATTGGTACTCGCTGGAGTTGAGAAACGTCGAAAAACAACTCACGTCGTCCTACATGAGACACGTCCACTTGTTTACACGTCCAAACACCGTCAGTGTGGACGCTCCTGCGTGACGTCATCAGTCCCCGCGGCCGTCAAAGTGAAAGGGAGTCGCATTCAACAACGCAAGTCACAACACTTTCCTctcttcataatatttttttaaaaatgtatcaaaacacATCAACTCTTCAagcattttatttctttattttcacattCTTTTTTGCGATGAAATGCTGACAAACAAGCTGAAACatcaaaaatattattcaaatttCAAGTCGCGGGTCAAACCAACATGCTTTATTTACATTCACAAGTGGAGAAAACTTTAAAACTAATCAAGATCAACCGCTTAGCCGTCGCCATGGCGACCATACAGTGACGTCACAGCACGAGCTGCTCTCAGTCAAGGGAGCAGGCTGCCTGCGTCCACCTGTTATATGGTAACCAGCACACACAAGTCAATGACGGAACCTTCTAGATCCTCTAAGGTCGTGTTTGTTACAATTCACCGGTGCTTAAAAAGTTTGGTctccatctttaaaaaaatgtgattcaATCAAAGATGACGATTGACAGCATGGAAGCTGACGTCAATGTCACAGCGTGGCAACCAAACCAGCGTCAGGCAGTAAGTCAGCAGCAGAGGAAGAACATTCCGTATCAGTCTGGTGGGCGTGGCTGACGTGCAcagaaggaaaaaaggaaagagGCCACACAAGACAGTGTGACAAGATGGCGGCCGAAAACATGACAATCAGAGACAAACATggcggaaaaaaaaagtttatgtGGCGCTCATCAGCACCTTCCTGTTCTCGCCATACGCCGCATTGGGCGCCGTAGTCCCCCGCCTAGCCAATCACATGACCCGGGTGCCCGGGTGCTGGGCACGGCGCTGGCGAGGGGAGGTTGGGTGGACCCTCGCTCCTCCAAAGCTTCCTGGGTGTCAAATAAAAACCAAAGCAGGGTCCCCGCCTCTCACTTCTTGACAGCCTGTCGGTAGCTGTGTCTCTGGCCGTCCTGGCGAGGCTTGCCGGCGCCTCCGCCCCCTGCTCTGCCGCCTCCGCCGCCGTCACGGGTGCTGCTGGCTTGACTGCTGTCCCGCAGGGTAGGGCTGGACTGAGCCCGCTGAAGACCGCCGTCCTCCAGGAGCTGTGACTCTAACATAGACAAGTCCTCCTCGCCGCTCTGGATCTTCGCCCGCAGCAACGTGACGTATGTCTCGTAGCGTGTTTTCTGCGGGGATCGAACGTTGTGACACGGTTTTTGTTACAAAGGAAATTCATGTCTACGCCACCTCACCTCAAACTCCAGATACTCGTCTCTCTGGCGGTACTCGTCGAGTTCACGACCTTTAACCTTGCGGTCAGGGGGGTAGGAGCGTAGCTCAGCGAGTTCTGAGGCCACGGCCCGGAACCGGGCCTCATGGGATCGGATCTGCTCCTCCTGGAAGTACACGCCCATCAATGCTTGTAGGCCTTTTTGGATGTAGCGTGTTATGAGAGTGTCGCCGCACCTCAGAGAGTTTGGACGTCGTCCCCGGCAACAGCGGCCGGCTGAACTTCTTTTGGGAGCCAATGGCTGGCGGGAAGGGTGGAGCGGAGAACATGGCAGCCACCGTGTTAATCCGAGTGATCCAGGACTGCATCTGCTCGGCGTTCCTGTCACAGATCACAAATGCAGTTAACCTCGCTCCCAGAAGACGGCGTGAAGTGGGTGGGACTTGACTATCTGGGCCAAGGCAacttgtgtgtttgcgtgtgtgtgtgtgtgtgtgagagggacATGCTGCACCCGCCAGCTGCCAGCGTGAAACCTGGACTGATGAGACCAGCAGACCTCCCTCGCCATGTGACCTGGCCGCTGCGTGtgcgcacacacgtgcacacacacgtgcacacactcaCGGCGCTTGGAAGAGGAAGAGCCTCCAGTCGGCGGTGCGCAGATAAAAGACGTTGGCGCGTTTGCTGTAGTCGCAGGCTTTGATGGCTAACGAGTGATGGATGGACACGGCGTTCTTCAGGTCGTCGTCCGACAGCGGCTTGTCGGGTCGGTACTCGCCCTGGAGGCACCAGGAAGAGGGTCAGCGCTCGTTGGGGTTAGAATGAGCTTTGAGGTCACGTGACTCACTTTCTGCAGGTAGAGAATGAGTCCCTTCAAGATGGCGTAGAAGGTCTTCCAGCCTCGCTTCCCCCTTGGCGCTGGgggacacaacaacaacacaacagtttgtacgtgcgtgcgtgcgtgcgtgtgacaTCACTACCATCATGATGACATACTTCTCTTGCCGTCCGAATCGGCGTGCACTTTCCGGACCAGGAAGCCGTTCTTGTACATCAGTGTCCCGGGTGGCGTGTCCTCCGGCGCCGCCTTACTACCGCCCGCCCCCTTCACAGACCTGGAGGAATCGCCCAAGCTGTCCCCGAGCTCTGAGAAGGACTTCCGCAGTTCCTCCTCGTCGCTGTGGAGACGGCAAACCGGTGTCAACTTCACATGGTTTAAGCAACAGGTTGCCGTGGAAACCACACAGCATCTTCATCTCCCTTGTGTGCGCGCCCGGGTGTGCGCTAGCAGGAAGTATGCGTCActgattgtgttgtgttgttagcTCAGCAGGTGGCGCCGTGTCCAAAATAGAAGAATGAGAAGAGTTGTGAGTCCACCAATCAGCACGCAGCCTGTTGCCTGGTAACTGCAGCACTGCTTCAATGGCTAGTGGGGGGAGGGGCAATGTGTTTCCACGGTTACGACTTGCCGCTCTCTGCAAAGTACACACAAAAAGGACACGgacactcctcctcctcctcctcctcctcctcttcaccaTCTTTGGACTCCGCCCACGAGTCAACAATGACCTCACTGGCGCCCCCAGCGGACACTTGTTGTCCTGTGGAGCCGTGTCACGTGAAGTCGTCTCAGATGacagttttttgtttcttttgacCGGTCCTGATGCTATTCTGGGagagggaaagtgggaggacGCGGGTGAGGATGGAGTCGTAGTCATGGTGCCGTCGCCACGGCAACAAAGCTTTGCCAGCCAGCGACTTAATTGGCATCTCAGCGCTTCCGTGGAACTGCAATCCAGAATAGCAGCCCTTGACACACTAATGTTCCCCTCATCAACATCCCTTACTGTCTCCggcaccgtgtgtgtgtgtgtgtgtgtgtgcaggactTACAGTGTCCACTGCAGCTTCTGAGTCTTGATGGAGTTGTAGAGCGCCtcgaaaacaacaaaaaacagaagaaaattaGCAAACAATCAGCGATCAACAAGCCATCACTTAGCAATAAGCTAGCCATCAGTTAGCGATCAGTTAGCAATCAGTGCTAGGCATCAGCTAGCAATCACTTCGCGTTCAGTTAGCGATTAGTTAGCAATCAGGTAGCGATCGATTAGCAATAAGCTAGCGATGTCGTCAATCAGCCAATGGGAAAGCACGGATAAGATCAGGTGTCATCTTTTGAGGGCAACGGCCTTGTCCATGGGTACCTTTCTCCTCTTTCGGGCCTGAGGGTGGTTCTGTCCATCCTGAGCTTTGCCCAGCAGGTCCGGGAACACGAGCGGTTTGAGGGAGCGTGAGCGCGGCGTTCTGGGATAGCGGAAGGGGTCCATCATGCGGAAGTCCCTCCCGTAACGCACCGTGCACAGCGAGCGTGAGCGCAGGCGTCCCGCCGAGTGCAGGCTGTTCACGCCAATCATGGCGGCagacggtggtggtggtggtgggggggaaacTTCCTCCCGGCGCCGTGAAAACAGGAGGCAGCTGAGGTGTGGTGGGGGCGGCTGTCAATCACTGGCCGTCCAGGTGCATACCTGACTCGATGCCGTTCATGGCCGCCGCCACACAACTTCTCTGTGCCGTGAAGTGAGGCGAGGGGGCGTGCGCGGAGATTCAGGAGGGGGAAGGGGGCCGCCGTTGGACTCAGGCGGCGGGATTCCGAAGAGTGCTGGTTTCGTCACAAGGCGACATGGAGGACAGAAAAGAAGCTTCCTGTTGCTCAAGGCGTCCGCCACTCCTCCGTTTGCTTTTTTCCCATCAGGCTTTTCTCtgctgccgtttttttttttacaatccttTCTGAGTGTTGCCAGGGAGACGAGGAGGAGAGGAAACAAGAAGGCGCTGACTGCCGAATGTCAGaagctctctctcgctccctctctctctccatcacaGTGTACCGCCCCCGCTCGCCGCCTCCCTCCATCAGCGGCGCTCCGCCTCGTCCTCGCACATCCAGGCGGTGACGAGCAGGTGTGAATGTCCACCATCCAGTCAGGATCCACTTCCTGTCGGAGCGGTGTGTTGCGCGTCGTGGCCACTGGGTGGCGCCACCGctgacaccacttcctgtttcttcagCATCTGATCTTCCTCGTATTGGCAGCTAGCGACGACTACGCCGTTAGCCAAAATGTTGAATGACCTCGTTTTTTTAGCTGGAgatgtttttctatatgtgttACCATAGCAACGCAGGAAGGAGGAGAGACGCTAACAAGCTAGCGGGATATTATGAGAGGGCGGTTGGGGCCGAGGGGGCAGATTCTGGA
Proteins encoded in this region:
- the tubgcp2 gene encoding LOW QUALITY PROTEIN: gamma-tubulin complex component 2 (The sequence of the model RefSeq protein was modified relative to this genomic sequence to represent the inferred CDS: substituted 1 base at 1 genomic stop codon), producing the protein MSEFRIHHDVNELLNLLHVRRGDGAEGYIDRLQKHRTPYVTTTVSAHSAKVKLAEFSKTPEDFLRKYEELKSKNVRYLDPLVYLLSKLCEDKETLQCLQHNAKERSEACTATTTTSGPSVTTSSSKMSMQELDELRKKLGNVTAASSAPMSAEVTRKMLRDKHNKKNPGQLSPVFPSWVYERPSLLGDFIAGSSPSANQAVSVGTMSLAAQEQVVLEDLLFVLVGVDGRDVTSQPVLGRQNRSFIVDATLDTSVKELVNRILPVASYYSTVTRFIEEKSSFEYGQVNHALTAAMRTLMKEYLILVTQLEHVHRQGTLSLQKLWFYIQPTMRTMEILASVASSVDKGECMGGATLSLLHDRTFNFTGDAQAQEVCLYLTKAASVPYFEILEKWIYRGIIRDPYSEFMVEEHELQKEKIQEDYNDKYWDQRYTVVQHRIPSFLQKMADKILSTGKYLNVVRECGRDVTCPDAKEVLYTLKERAYVEQIEKAFNYASKVLLDFLMEEKELVSRLRSIKHYFLMDKGDFFVHFMDLTEDELRKPVDDIVPPRLEALLELALRMSTANTDPFKDDLKIDLMPHDVITQLLRVLAIETKQEKSIANAEAADATLSGLEAFSFDYIVKWPLSLIINRKALTRYQMLFRHMFYCKHVERLLCNVWISNKDSKQYSLHTAKWFSAAFALRQRMLNFVQNIQYYMMFEVMEPTWHLMENNLKTASNIDDVLCHHTSFLDNCLKDCMLTNPELLRIFSKLMAVCVMFTNCMQRFTQSLRLERLSLDAPPTQNQAEADKKRTAKVVILMSSHVTHXSDTRFLLQHADTLPASDSGFEAAIVNFDNNFSVLLLDLLDKLSIFSTNDCEHSMISIIYRLDFNGFYTERLERMAVERSQK
- the chuk gene encoding inhibitor of nuclear factor kappa-B kinase subunit alpha: MTSRRSVHTDGVWTCKQVDVSHVGRRCGRIMEKPPFRQNQNCGDWELKERLGMGGFAHVYLYQHQASDEKLAVKMCRLELTPRNKDRWSREIQIMKKLNHINVVTARDVPEEMKLIAMNDLPLLAMEFCSRGDLRKVLSRPENCCGLKESEVLSLLNDVGSGIQYLHENKIIHRDLKPENIVLQETNGKLVHKIIDLGYAKDLDQGSLCTSFVGTLQYLAPELFENKAYTVSVDYWSFGTMIFECSCGFRPFLHNLQPVQWASKVRNKGPKDIMAVEEPNGEVRFSTRLPYPNNLSRTLLEPMEALLQLMLKWDPVQRGGGVHPDSRKPLCFELLDQILSMKVVHILNMTTAQVHSFQLAPDESLHSLQKRIQAESGIDVVRQELLQETGVSLDPRKPAAQCVLDGVRGWDSYIVYLFDKSATEYSGPFSARQLPDKVNTIVQEARTQLPLAALKKVWGEAVSYICGLKDDYSRLFQGQRAAMLSLLRYNTNLTRCKNSMFGFSQQLKAKLDFFRSSIQYDLEKYSDQMHYGISSEKMLKAWQENEERAAAFAQVAEVGHLDDEIMALHSEIVELQRSPYARRQGDKMEQLEEKAMELYKQLKMKCKVPEADVSSDSSEMVKAIIQTVHNQDKVLKDLYTHLSKILSSKQKIINLFPRIEKTLESIKEADNTVMQMQIKRQREFWHLLKIACAQNSARSSMAASPEGSNPPQVSQWSQSAPPVSAPHPLTSLPGPNDSDAAPRLLQETQKYLSQLTSLMQEAADEQAKSIVDQDWSWTKYETLSTKLKKRNA